One Burkholderia thailandensis E264 genomic window carries:
- a CDS encoding VOC family protein — MSVTGLDHYNLRAPGPLLDTLRDFYVDVVGLRLGERPPFRSHGYWLYAGAQAVLHLSQAGPDESRVANVANTFDHVAFSCDDLPGTIARLRQFGVRYSSAEVPLTRQRQLFFDDPAGNGIELNFAANAEG; from the coding sequence ATGTCCGTCACCGGTCTCGATCACTACAATCTGCGCGCGCCCGGCCCGCTTCTCGATACGCTGCGCGACTTCTACGTCGACGTCGTCGGCTTGCGGCTCGGCGAACGTCCGCCGTTCCGCAGCCACGGCTATTGGCTGTACGCGGGCGCGCAGGCCGTGCTGCATCTGTCGCAGGCCGGCCCCGACGAGTCGCGCGTCGCGAACGTCGCGAACACGTTCGATCACGTCGCGTTCTCGTGCGACGATCTGCCGGGCACGATCGCGCGCCTGCGGCAATTCGGCGTCCGGTACTCGAGCGCCGAGGTGCCGCTGACCCGCCAGCGCCAACTGTTCTTCGACGATCCGGCGGGCAACGGCATCGAATTGAATTTCGCGGCGAACGCCGAGGGCTGA